In Micromonospora sp. WMMD980, the following are encoded in one genomic region:
- a CDS encoding type I polyketide synthase, which yields MTNEEKLREYLKRVTADLAQVRQRLRAVEEADAEPIAVIGMSCRFPGDADTPERFWDLVHDGVDAMSAFPSDRGWDLGAIPAGLEPVGGFLPDAARFDAGFFGISPREALAMDPQQRLLLEVTWEAIERAGIDPSTLRGSRTGVFAGLMYQDYAKRILDIPDGVETFLGTGNTGSVFSGRVAFTLGLEGPALTVDTACSSSLVALHLAARSLRARETSLALAGGVTVMVNPDTFLDFARQGGLAGDGRCKSFADGADGTGWSEGAGVLLLERLSDARRHGHPVLAVVRGTAVNQDGASSGLTTPNGPSQQRVIDDALRDAGIEAADVDAVEAHGTGTRLGDPIEAQALLSTYGQGRAAGADPLWLGTVKSNVGHTQAAAGVAGVIKMVLALRAGVLPRTLHAAEPTREVDWSAGAVRLLTEARDWPAGDRVRRAAVSSFGISGTNAHVIVEEAPAYETPPTPPVEAPDVVPWLVSARSAPALRAQAAALADFAGTVTDPAAVAYALAGTRTAFEYRAVVFGREPGDFARALTALATGAEDGPVVVADGAPAETVALAARWAAGERVDVLAGERPGEPHPLPTYAFQRERYWLSAPAARPPSGTTDGAFWESVTRRDHDGLARALRLDSAAEQASLTALLPALASWHERRRTETVIDSWRYRVTWRPLPEPTAGRLTGTWLVVGDGDDVVEALHAAGARTVRCPAAADAETLTDELFDAILEADDIAGVVALTDGPAAPVGVSAGASVALALIKALGAVGLDAPLWCVTRGAVSAGRSDPLREPDQAQVWGLGRAAALEIPRRWGGLVDLPPAMTARDGRRFAALLAVAGTNPAADGEPVEDQVAVRASGVFGRRLVRAGAPDPAESWRPRGTVLVTGGTGAVGGHVARWLAGRGAPHVLLLSRGGPDAPGARDLVAELSSDTTTVTVVACDVADRDALAGVLAGIPADRPLTAVVHAAGAADSAALADVDPAGFAATVRAKVAGAAHLHALTADRPLERFVLISSVAGVWGGGGQGAYSAGNAYLDALAERRRSAGLTATAIAWGAWASGGMAAGDDSAAYLIRRGLVPMAPAAAIEALAAAVDAGDADLVVADVDWPRFAPGFRSARRSALLADLPEAAVTAEPDAAPARPTLLAELAAAEPGERARLVLATVLAEAAEVLGHAGADAVEVDRAFDDLGFDSVTAVELSGRLKARTGIRLPATLIFDYPTPAVLGAHIERQLDAVPADEPEPTPPVARPETDDDPIAIVAVGCRYPGGVRSPEEFWRLLESGGDAIGEFPADRGWDPDADPVDYPRAGGFLYDAGDFDAAFFDISPREALAMDPQQRVLLETVWETVERAGIDPHRLRGSDTGVFVGTNTQDYGVVLTNTDTGAGGHLITGVSAAVISGRLAYTFGLQGPALSVDTACSSSLVALQLAAAAVRRGECTMALAGGVTVMATPGPFSEFGRLGGLASDGRCRPFAAAADGTGWSEGAGVVLIERLSDARRHGHPVLGLVRGGALNQDGASNGFTAPNGPAQQRVIRAALADAGLHSSEVDLVEAHGTATTLGDPIEAQALLATYGQERPADQPLRLGSVKSNIGHTQAAAGIAGIIKILLAMRHGVLPRTLHVDAPTPHVDWSAGAVELVTEARPWPETGRPRRAAVSSFGASGTNAHLIIEQAPAESAPDAAAEQPADGGPVPWVLSGRSAEAVRAQAQRLRAYLAEHADRPVADVAAALARRSRFEHRAVVVGHDPAELTGGLAALATGEPAPGVVPGVARSTAEVVFVFPGQGSQWAGMARELYQRHPAFAARFDACAHALTPHLDWSPHDVLLGVGGAPALDRDDVVQPMLFAVMVALAEVWRSHGVRPAAVVGHSQGEIAAACVAGALSLTDAATVVALRSRELRLIAGRGGLVSVALPPDEAADWIAPWADRLEVAVVNGPTAVVIGGDEEALTELLAAGETGGVRVKRVPVVYASHTAHVEPLREPLRRLLAGVTGRPSTVPLYSSVTGERLDTTTMDGDYWFRNLRETVRFDRAVLALPDGAVFLEVSPHPVLAVPLAELLTDAGRRSDVVGTLRRDDGGPRRLLTSLAEAYVRGVPVDWSTVLPPAGAVADLPTYAFQRRRFWPLPSATPAPAPGAAAGFEASFWDAVDRSDAESLAGTLAVDRPDAVRELLPALSAWHRRGVRSGRLDGLRYVAGWTAAADLPFAPLTGRWVVVVPPAYAADPDVLATLAALTAAGAETTVVAGDAAPAEQLDGAAGVLSFLALDETPHPEHPVVTAGLAATVALLRAVTQGRLWCVTRGAVAVGAEPVDRPEQAGIWGLGRVAALESPSRWGGLIDLPTSPDGRAADRLVAALAGGDGEDQIALRTAGAFLRRIERAPVGPKPARPWAPRGTVLVTGGTGALGVRVARWLAGRGAEHLVLVSRGGRAEPELADDLAATGSRVTVAACDLTDRDQVRDLLDGLAAAGDPVRTVFHVAGVNTLVDVADTGPDELAAIASGKVAGARHLAELLDPAQLDTVVYFSSIAATWGGGRHGAYAAANAYLDALARSRRAPAARVLSVAWGPWRGGGMVHPDAESGMRRIGLPLLDPDDAVAALEQALEHGDTTVTVADVDWARFARAFTAPRPSPLIADLPDVAGRRDTAPEPGGDPDRDTSRRELAALAPADRERALLDLVRSHVAAVLGHVSSGAIEPGRAFRELGLDSLTSVELRDRLAEATGLTLPATLVFDHPTPAALAAWIAAELGPAGAADALPSEAELDRLDTALGGLPADDIDRIRIVLRLEALLDRHARGAAPAAPATDPDLIDKLGSASSEELFALVDQDLGLA from the coding sequence ATGACCAACGAAGAGAAGCTCCGCGAATACCTCAAGCGCGTCACCGCCGACCTGGCCCAGGTCCGGCAGCGGCTGCGCGCGGTCGAGGAGGCGGACGCCGAGCCGATCGCCGTCATCGGGATGAGCTGCCGCTTCCCGGGCGACGCCGACACCCCGGAACGGTTCTGGGACCTGGTCCACGACGGTGTGGACGCGATGTCCGCCTTCCCGTCCGACCGGGGCTGGGACCTCGGGGCGATCCCGGCCGGGCTCGAACCGGTCGGCGGCTTCCTGCCCGACGCCGCCCGGTTCGACGCCGGCTTCTTCGGCATCTCGCCGCGCGAGGCGCTGGCCATGGACCCGCAGCAGCGGCTGCTGCTGGAGGTCACCTGGGAGGCGATCGAGCGGGCCGGCATCGACCCGTCCACGCTGCGCGGCAGCCGGACCGGCGTCTTCGCCGGACTGATGTACCAGGACTACGCCAAGCGGATCCTCGACATCCCCGACGGCGTCGAGACGTTCCTCGGCACCGGCAACACCGGCAGTGTGTTCTCCGGGCGGGTCGCGTTCACGCTCGGTCTGGAGGGGCCGGCGCTGACTGTCGACACCGCGTGCTCGTCGTCGCTGGTCGCCCTGCACCTCGCGGCCCGGTCGCTGCGCGCGCGGGAGACCAGCCTGGCGCTCGCCGGCGGCGTCACCGTGATGGTCAACCCGGACACCTTCCTCGACTTCGCCCGGCAGGGCGGCCTGGCCGGCGACGGCCGGTGCAAGTCCTTCGCCGACGGCGCCGACGGCACCGGCTGGTCCGAGGGCGCCGGCGTGCTGCTGCTGGAGCGGCTGAGCGACGCGCGCCGCCACGGGCACCCGGTGCTGGCCGTGGTGCGCGGCACCGCGGTGAACCAGGACGGCGCGTCCAGCGGGCTCACCACCCCCAACGGCCCGTCGCAGCAGCGGGTGATCGACGACGCGCTGCGCGACGCCGGGATCGAGGCGGCCGACGTGGACGCGGTCGAGGCGCACGGCACCGGCACCCGGCTCGGCGACCCGATCGAGGCCCAGGCCCTGCTGTCCACGTACGGGCAGGGCCGGGCGGCCGGCGCCGACCCGCTCTGGCTGGGCACGGTGAAGTCCAACGTGGGCCACACCCAGGCCGCCGCCGGCGTGGCCGGAGTCATCAAGATGGTGCTGGCCCTGCGGGCCGGCGTGCTGCCCCGCACCCTGCACGCCGCCGAGCCCACCCGGGAGGTCGACTGGTCCGCGGGCGCGGTCCGCCTGCTCACCGAAGCGCGCGACTGGCCGGCCGGGGACCGGGTGCGACGCGCCGCGGTCTCCTCGTTCGGGATCAGCGGCACCAACGCCCACGTCATCGTCGAGGAGGCGCCGGCGTACGAGACTCCGCCCACGCCACCCGTCGAGGCCCCGGACGTCGTCCCGTGGCTGGTGTCGGCCCGGTCCGCCCCGGCGCTGCGCGCCCAGGCCGCCGCGCTCGCCGACTTCGCCGGCACCGTCACCGACCCGGCCGCGGTGGCGTACGCGCTGGCCGGCACCCGCACGGCGTTCGAGTACCGCGCCGTGGTGTTCGGCCGTGAGCCGGGCGACTTCGCCCGGGCGCTCACCGCGCTGGCGACGGGTGCCGAGGACGGACCCGTCGTCGTCGCGGACGGCGCGCCGGCGGAGACGGTCGCGCTGGCCGCGCGCTGGGCCGCCGGGGAGCGGGTCGACGTGCTCGCCGGCGAGCGGCCGGGGGAACCGCATCCCCTGCCCACGTACGCGTTCCAGCGGGAGCGCTACTGGCTCTCCGCCCCGGCGGCCCGGCCGCCGTCCGGCACCACCGACGGCGCCTTCTGGGAGTCGGTGACCCGCCGCGACCACGACGGCCTGGCCCGGGCGCTGCGCCTGGACTCGGCGGCCGAGCAGGCGTCGCTGACCGCGCTGCTGCCCGCGCTCGCCTCCTGGCACGAACGCCGCCGGACCGAGACCGTCATCGACTCCTGGCGCTACCGGGTGACCTGGCGTCCGCTGCCCGAGCCGACCGCCGGCCGGCTCACCGGCACCTGGCTGGTCGTCGGCGACGGCGACGACGTGGTCGAGGCGCTGCACGCGGCCGGCGCCCGCACCGTGCGCTGCCCGGCGGCGGCCGACGCCGAGACCCTGACCGACGAGCTGTTCGACGCGATCCTCGAAGCCGACGACATCGCCGGCGTGGTGGCCCTGACCGACGGGCCCGCCGCGCCGGTCGGAGTCTCCGCCGGCGCGTCGGTGGCGCTGGCGCTGATCAAGGCGCTGGGCGCGGTGGGGCTGGACGCGCCACTGTGGTGCGTGACCCGCGGCGCGGTCTCCGCCGGCCGGTCGGACCCGCTGCGCGAGCCGGACCAGGCCCAGGTGTGGGGGCTCGGCCGGGCCGCCGCGCTGGAGATCCCCCGGCGCTGGGGCGGCCTGGTCGACCTGCCGCCGGCGATGACCGCCCGCGACGGCCGCCGCTTCGCCGCGCTGCTGGCCGTCGCCGGCACGAACCCGGCCGCCGACGGGGAACCGGTCGAGGACCAGGTGGCCGTGCGCGCCTCCGGTGTGTTCGGTCGGCGACTGGTGCGCGCCGGTGCCCCCGACCCCGCCGAGTCCTGGCGTCCCCGCGGGACGGTGCTGGTCACCGGCGGCACCGGGGCGGTCGGCGGGCACGTCGCCCGCTGGCTGGCCGGACGCGGCGCCCCGCACGTCCTGCTGCTCAGCCGTGGCGGCCCGGACGCGCCGGGCGCCCGGGACCTCGTCGCCGAACTGTCGTCGGACACCACCACGGTCACCGTCGTCGCCTGCGACGTGGCCGACCGGGACGCGCTGGCCGGTGTGCTCGCCGGCATTCCCGCCGACCGGCCGCTCACCGCGGTCGTGCACGCCGCCGGGGCCGCCGACTCGGCCGCGCTCGCCGACGTGGACCCGGCCGGGTTCGCCGCCACCGTCCGGGCCAAGGTCGCCGGCGCGGCCCACCTGCACGCGCTCACCGCCGACCGACCGCTGGAGCGGTTCGTCCTGATCTCCTCGGTCGCCGGGGTGTGGGGCGGCGGCGGGCAGGGCGCGTACAGCGCCGGCAACGCCTACCTCGACGCCCTCGCCGAGCGCCGCCGGTCCGCGGGGCTGACCGCCACCGCGATCGCCTGGGGTGCCTGGGCCAGCGGCGGGATGGCGGCCGGGGACGACTCCGCCGCGTACCTGATCCGGCGCGGCCTGGTGCCGATGGCGCCGGCGGCGGCGATCGAGGCGCTCGCGGCCGCCGTCGACGCGGGCGACGCCGACCTGGTCGTGGCCGACGTCGACTGGCCGCGCTTCGCGCCGGGCTTCCGGTCGGCGCGGCGCAGCGCGCTGCTCGCCGACCTACCCGAGGCCGCCGTGACCGCCGAACCCGATGCCGCACCGGCCCGGCCGACGCTGCTCGCCGAACTCGCCGCCGCCGAACCGGGGGAGCGGGCACGTCTCGTCCTGGCGACCGTGCTGGCCGAGGCCGCGGAGGTGCTCGGCCACGCCGGCGCGGACGCCGTCGAGGTCGACCGCGCCTTCGACGACCTCGGCTTCGACTCGGTGACCGCGGTCGAGCTGAGCGGCCGGCTGAAGGCCCGCACCGGGATCCGGCTGCCGGCCACGCTGATCTTCGACTACCCGACCCCGGCCGTGCTCGGGGCGCACATCGAGCGGCAGCTCGACGCCGTGCCGGCCGACGAGCCGGAGCCGACGCCGCCGGTGGCCCGGCCGGAGACGGACGACGACCCGATCGCCATCGTCGCCGTCGGGTGCCGCTACCCGGGCGGCGTCCGGTCGCCGGAGGAGTTCTGGCGGCTGCTGGAGTCCGGCGGCGACGCCATCGGCGAGTTCCCGGCCGACCGGGGCTGGGACCCGGACGCCGACCCGGTCGACTACCCGCGCGCCGGCGGCTTCCTCTACGACGCCGGCGACTTCGACGCGGCGTTCTTCGACATCAGCCCCCGTGAGGCGCTGGCCATGGACCCGCAGCAGCGCGTCCTGCTGGAGACCGTCTGGGAGACCGTCGAGCGGGCCGGGATCGACCCGCACCGCCTGCGCGGCAGTGACACCGGCGTGTTCGTCGGCACCAACACCCAGGACTACGGCGTGGTGCTCACCAACACCGACACCGGCGCCGGCGGCCACCTGATCACCGGCGTCAGCGCCGCCGTCATCTCCGGTCGCCTGGCCTACACGTTCGGGTTGCAGGGCCCGGCCCTCTCGGTCGACACCGCGTGCTCCTCGTCGCTGGTGGCGCTCCAGCTCGCCGCCGCGGCGGTGCGCCGCGGCGAGTGCACGATGGCGCTCGCCGGCGGCGTGACCGTGATGGCCACGCCGGGGCCGTTCTCCGAGTTCGGCCGCCTCGGCGGCCTCGCCTCCGACGGCCGGTGCCGGCCGTTCGCCGCCGCCGCCGACGGCACCGGCTGGAGCGAGGGGGCCGGCGTGGTGCTCATCGAGCGGCTCAGCGACGCGCGTCGCCACGGCCACCCCGTCCTCGGCCTGGTCCGCGGCGGGGCGCTCAACCAGGACGGGGCCAGTAACGGCTTCACCGCCCCCAACGGCCCGGCCCAGCAGCGCGTCATCCGGGCGGCCCTCGCCGACGCCGGCCTGCACTCCTCGGAGGTGGACCTGGTCGAGGCGCACGGCACCGCCACGACGCTCGGCGACCCGATCGAGGCCCAGGCGCTGCTCGCCACCTACGGGCAGGAACGCCCGGCCGACCAGCCGCTCCGGCTCGGCTCGGTGAAGTCCAACATCGGCCACACCCAGGCCGCCGCCGGCATCGCCGGGATCATCAAGATCCTGCTCGCCATGCGGCACGGCGTGCTGCCCCGCACCCTGCACGTCGACGCGCCCACCCCGCACGTCGACTGGAGCGCCGGCGCCGTCGAGTTGGTCACCGAGGCGCGGCCCTGGCCGGAGACCGGCCGCCCCCGCCGGGCCGCCGTGTCGTCCTTCGGCGCGAGCGGCACCAACGCCCACCTGATCATCGAGCAGGCCCCGGCCGAGTCGGCCCCGGACGCCGCCGCCGAACAGCCGGCCGACGGCGGGCCGGTGCCGTGGGTGCTCTCCGGGCGCTCCGCCGAGGCGGTCCGGGCCCAGGCCCAACGCCTGCGTGCGTACCTGGCGGAGCACGCCGACCGGCCGGTGGCCGACGTCGCCGCGGCCCTCGCCCGGCGGTCCCGGTTCGAGCACCGGGCCGTCGTGGTCGGCCACGACCCGGCCGAACTCACCGGCGGCCTGGCCGCGCTGGCCACCGGTGAGCCGGCGCCCGGCGTCGTGCCCGGCGTCGCCCGGAGTACGGCCGAGGTGGTCTTCGTCTTCCCCGGCCAGGGCTCGCAGTGGGCCGGCATGGCCCGCGAGCTCTACCAGCGCCACCCCGCCTTCGCCGCACGCTTCGACGCCTGCGCGCACGCCCTCACCCCGCACCTCGACTGGTCCCCCCACGACGTGCTGCTCGGCGTCGGGGGCGCCCCGGCGCTGGACCGCGACGACGTCGTCCAGCCGATGCTGTTCGCCGTGATGGTGGCGCTGGCCGAGGTGTGGCGCTCGCACGGCGTCCGACCGGCCGCGGTGGTCGGGCACAGCCAGGGCGAGATCGCGGCGGCCTGCGTGGCCGGCGCGCTCAGCCTGACCGACGCCGCCACCGTGGTCGCGCTGCGCTCCCGTGAGCTGCGCCTGATCGCCGGCCGCGGTGGCCTGGTGTCGGTCGCGCTGCCGCCCGACGAGGCCGCCGACTGGATCGCGCCGTGGGCCGACCGGCTGGAGGTCGCCGTGGTCAACGGCCCGACCGCCGTCGTAATCGGTGGCGACGAGGAGGCGCTGACCGAGCTGCTGGCGGCCGGCGAGACCGGGGGCGTACGGGTCAAGCGGGTTCCGGTCGTCTACGCGTCGCACACCGCGCACGTCGAGCCGCTGCGGGAGCCGCTGCGGCGGCTGCTGGCCGGCGTGACCGGCCGCCCGTCGACGGTGCCGCTCTACTCGTCGGTCACCGGCGAGCGCCTGGACACCACGACCATGGACGGCGACTACTGGTTCCGCAACCTGCGCGAGACGGTCCGCTTCGACCGGGCGGTCCTCGCCCTGCCCGACGGCGCCGTGTTCCTGGAGGTCAGCCCGCACCCGGTGCTCGCCGTGCCGCTCGCCGAACTGCTGACCGACGCGGGGCGCCGCTCCGACGTGGTCGGCACGCTGCGCCGCGACGACGGCGGCCCGCGGCGGCTGCTGACCAGCCTCGCCGAGGCGTACGTGCGGGGCGTCCCGGTGGACTGGTCCACCGTGCTGCCCCCGGCCGGCGCGGTCGCCGACCTGCCCACGTACGCGTTCCAACGCCGGCGGTTCTGGCCGCTGCCGTCCGCCACCCCGGCCCCGGCGCCCGGCGCCGCCGCCGGCTTCGAGGCGTCCTTCTGGGACGCCGTCGACCGGTCCGACGCCGAGTCGCTGGCCGGCACGCTGGCCGTGGACCGGCCGGACGCGGTGCGCGAGCTGCTGCCCGCCCTGTCCGCGTGGCACCGCCGTGGCGTGCGGTCCGGCCGGCTCGACGGCCTGCGGTACGTCGCCGGCTGGACGGCGGCCGCCGACCTGCCGTTCGCGCCGCTGACCGGACGGTGGGTGGTCGTGGTACCGCCCGCGTACGCCGCCGACCCGGACGTCCTCGCCACCCTCGCCGCCCTCACCGCGGCGGGCGCCGAGACCACCGTGGTGGCCGGTGACGCCGCCCCGGCGGAGCAGCTCGACGGCGCGGCCGGCGTGCTGTCGTTCCTCGCCCTCGACGAGACCCCGCACCCGGAGCACCCGGTCGTCACCGCCGGGCTCGCCGCGACCGTGGCCCTGCTGCGGGCCGTGACGCAGGGCCGGCTGTGGTGCGTGACGCGCGGCGCGGTCGCCGTCGGCGCCGAGCCGGTGGACCGCCCGGAGCAGGCCGGGATCTGGGGTCTCGGCCGGGTCGCCGCGCTGGAGAGCCCCTCCCGCTGGGGCGGCCTGATCGACCTGCCGACCTCCCCGGACGGCCGCGCCGCGGACCGCCTCGTCGCCGCGCTGGCCGGCGGCGACGGCGAGGACCAGATCGCGCTGCGGACCGCCGGCGCGTTCCTGCGCCGCATCGAGCGGGCGCCGGTCGGGCCGAAGCCCGCCCGGCCGTGGGCGCCGCGCGGCACCGTGCTGGTGACCGGCGGCACCGGCGCGCTCGGCGTGCGGGTCGCCCGCTGGCTGGCCGGCCGGGGCGCCGAGCACCTGGTCCTGGTGAGCCGCGGTGGCCGCGCCGAGCCGGAGCTGGCCGACGACCTGGCCGCCACCGGCAGCCGGGTGACGGTCGCGGCCTGCGACCTCACCGACCGCGACCAGGTACGCGACCTGCTCGACGGCCTTGCGGCAGCAGGTGACCCGGTCCGGACCGTGTTCCACGTCGCCGGCGTCAACACGCTCGTCGACGTGGCCGACACCGGGCCGGACGAGCTGGCCGCGATCGCCTCCGGCAAGGTCGCCGGCGCCCGGCACCTGGCGGAGCTGCTCGACCCGGCGCAGCTCGACACCGTCGTCTACTTCTCGTCGATCGCGGCGACCTGGGGCGGCGGCCGGCACGGCGCGTACGCCGCCGCCAACGCCTACCTCGACGCGCTCGCCCGCAGCCGGCGGGCCCCGGCCGCCCGGGTGCTCTCGGTCGCCTGGGGGCCGTGGCGCGGCGGGGGCATGGTGCACCCGGACGCGGAGAGCGGGATGCGCCGCATCGGCCTGCCGTTGCTCGACCCGGACGACGCCGTCGCCGCCCTCGAACAGGCGCTGGAGCACGGCGACACCACCGTCACCGTGGCCGACGTGGACTGGGCACGGTTCGCCCGGGCGTTCACCGCGCCCCGGCCCAGCCCGCTGATCGCCGACCTGCCGGACGTCGCCGGCCGGCGCGACACGGCCCCGGAGCCCGGCGGCGACCCGGACCGGGACACCAGCCGCCGGGAGCTGGCGGCGCTCGCCCCGGCCGATCGGGAACGGGCGCTGCTCGACCTGGTCCGGTCGCACGTCGCGGCGGTGCTCGGGCACGTCTCCAGCGGCGCGATCGAACCCGGCCGCGCGTTCCGCGAACTCGGCCTGGACTCGCTCACCTCGGTCGAGTTGCGGGACCGGTTGGCCGAGGCCACCGGCCTGACCCTGCCGGCGACGCTGGTGTTCGACCACCCGACCCCGGCGGCGCTGGCCGCCTGGATCGCCGCCGAACTCGGCCCGGCGGGGGCGGCGGACGCCCTGCCGTCGGAGGCCGAGCTGGACCGGCTCGACACCGCGCTGGGCGGCCTGCCGGCCGACGACATCGACCGGATCCGCATCGTGCTCCGGCTCGAAGCCCTGCTCGACCGGCACGCCCGGGGTGCCGCCCCGGCCGCGCCGGCCACCGACCCCGACCTCATCGACAAGCTCGGTTCGGCCTCCAGTGAAGAGCTCTTCGCCCTCGTGGACCAGGACCTCGGCCTCGCCTGA